One genomic segment of Capricornis sumatraensis isolate serow.1 chromosome 6, serow.2, whole genome shotgun sequence includes these proteins:
- the GRHPR gene encoding glyoxylate reductase/hydroxypyruvate reductase: MRPVRVMKVFITRRIPPEGSAALARAADCEVEQWDSDEPIPREDLEQRMAGAHGLLCLLSDRIDKKLLDAAGANLKVISTMSVGVDHLALDEIKKRGIRVGYTPGVLTDATAELAVSLLLTTCRRLPEAIAEVKNGGWTSWKPLWMCGHGLSQSTVGIVGLGRIGQAIARRLKPFGVQRFLYTGRQPRPQEAAEFQAEFVSTPELAAESDFIVVACSLTPATRGLCNKDFFQWMKKTAVFVNISRGEVVDQDDLYQALASGQIAAAGLDVTTPEPLPTDHPLLTLKNCVILPHIGSATHRTRNIMSVLAADNLLAGLRGEPMPSELKL; the protein is encoded by the exons ATGAGGCCAGTGAGAGTCATGAAGGTGTTCATCACACGCAGGATTCCCCCCGAGGGCAGCGCCGCGCTCGCCCGGGCCGCAGA CTGTGAGGTGGAGCAGTGGGATTCTGATGAGCCCATTCCCAGAGAGGACCTGGAACAGAGAATGGCTGGGGCCCATGGCCTGCTCTGCCTCCTCTCGGACCGCATAGACAAGAAGCTCCTGGACGCTGCAG GAGCTAATCTCAAAGTCATTAGCACAATGTCTGTGGGTGTCGACCACTTGGCTCTGGATGAAATCAAGAAGCG TGGGATCCGCGTGGGCTACACTCCGGGTGTCCTGACAGACGCCACGGCCGAGCTCGCCGTCTCCCTGCTGCTTACCACTTGTCGCCGGTTGCCGGAGGCCATCGCGGAGGTGAAGAA tGGTGGCTGGACCTCATGGAAACCCCTGTGGATGTGTGGCCACGGCCTCTCACAGAGCACCGTCGGCATCGTTGGCCTGGGGCGCATAG GCCAGGCCATAGCTCGGCGTCTGAAACCATTTGGTGTCCAGAGATTTCTATACACAGGGCGCCAGCCCAGGCCTCAGGAAGCAGCAGAATTCCAGGCAGAGTTTG TGTCCACCCCCGAGCTGGCTGCCGAGTCCGACTTCATCGTTGTGGCCTGCTCCTTAACACCGGCGACCAGGGGGCTGTGCAACAAGGACTTCTTCCAGTGGATGAAGAAAACAGCTGTGTTTGTCAACATCAGCAG GGGAGAAGTGGTAGACCAGGACGACCTGTACCAGGCCCTGGCCAGCGGTCAGATTGCAGCTGCCGGACTGGACGTGACGACCCCAGAACCACTGCCTACTGACCACCCTCTCCTGACCCTGAAGAACTGTG tGATCCTGCCCCACATTGGCAGTGCCACCCACAGGACCCGAAACATCATGTCTGTCTTGGCAGCTGACAACTTGCTGGCTGGCCTGCGAGGGGAGCCGATGCCCAGTGAACTCAAGCTGTAG